AAAACCGTGAGTGTTGGTTTGCTGAGGTTAGGTATTTGGTGTCTGGTGTACAGCCCCTACCTTGCGGTTCTGCTGGGCATCCTTTGGCTGATTCGCCGTCATCAGAAGCAAAAGTTACCAACCAACCCGTCCGACCAAGCATCGTCTAGTTCATAAGAAAAGCCAGTTAGGGGTTTATTCCAAGTGCAGAATCACCAAGTAGTTAGCCAACAGACTAGTCAACTGTTGAGCCTATTGCAATTAGCTAGTCCAGCATTGCC
This genomic stretch from Cyanobacteriota bacterium harbors:
- a CDS encoding DUF4349 domain-containing protein, which codes for STITLDLEETAVAPLTRPRTVSLQLSETWVNSTRSLKTVSVGLLRLGIWCLVYSPYLAVLLGILWLIRRHQKQKLPTNPSDQASSSS